One segment of Pseudomonas sp. FP2196 DNA contains the following:
- a CDS encoding integrase arm-type DNA-binding domain-containing protein — protein MGKLNPKQVENLTEPGTYEDGDGLRLVVKPTGRKSWILRFQLAGRRREMGLGSFPEITLKKARQEASNKRSQLSDGVDPLATRDNERAAQREAQRASEAKQLRFETLAKEYCEAHGATWSDKWRKGWLRKLELYAFDHIGKLSAEEIGTPEVLKVLQPIWATKTRTADELRGQIEQVLDAAKARNLREGENPARWRGHLDNLLSRAEKKKARKREHFDALRWQDVPVLMTSLSANSTPASLAAQLLIMTSARAHMVQFARWDEFDLEANTWSLPAERMKMRVPFVIPLADEVVKLVKRIPRDERSAFLFPGQGKSGAMHANAIRTLLHAMDYKHITRHGFRSSFRDWAGECTHYPREVCEMALAHDERDQTEGAYSRSDFLDKRRLLMNDWSTFITTPTIVPKSRV, from the coding sequence ATGGGTAAGCTGAATCCGAAACAAGTCGAAAACCTGACCGAACCTGGCACCTACGAAGATGGGGACGGACTTCGGTTGGTCGTTAAGCCTACCGGGCGAAAATCTTGGATACTTCGCTTCCAACTGGCCGGTCGTCGCAGAGAGATGGGCTTGGGTTCTTTTCCTGAGATCACTCTCAAGAAAGCCAGACAAGAGGCTAGCAATAAACGAAGCCAGCTGAGCGATGGCGTAGATCCTCTAGCCACTCGAGACAATGAGCGTGCCGCTCAACGCGAAGCACAGCGAGCAAGCGAGGCAAAACAGCTGAGGTTCGAAACACTTGCGAAAGAGTACTGCGAGGCACATGGAGCAACTTGGTCAGACAAGTGGCGCAAAGGATGGCTGAGGAAGCTGGAACTGTACGCATTTGACCACATTGGTAAGCTGTCAGCCGAAGAGATCGGTACTCCTGAGGTGCTCAAGGTATTGCAACCAATCTGGGCCACCAAAACCAGAACCGCCGACGAGCTACGTGGGCAAATTGAGCAGGTTCTGGACGCTGCTAAGGCGCGCAACCTTCGAGAGGGAGAAAACCCTGCTCGATGGCGTGGGCATTTAGACAATTTGCTAAGTCGCGCAGAAAAGAAAAAGGCTCGAAAGCGCGAGCACTTTGACGCCCTACGATGGCAGGACGTGCCTGTCTTGATGACAAGCCTGAGCGCAAACAGCACTCCGGCGTCGTTGGCAGCTCAGTTGCTTATCATGACCAGCGCACGCGCCCACATGGTGCAGTTCGCTCGTTGGGATGAGTTTGATTTGGAAGCAAACACTTGGTCACTGCCGGCTGAACGCATGAAAATGCGGGTACCTTTCGTAATCCCGCTTGCCGACGAGGTCGTGAAGTTGGTGAAGCGCATTCCGAGAGATGAAAGAAGCGCCTTTCTCTTTCCAGGACAGGGCAAGTCGGGAGCGATGCACGCCAATGCGATTCGCACGCTCCTCCACGCTATGGACTACAAACACATCACTCGACACGGCTTTCGCTCCTCCTTTCGAGACTGGGCCGGGGAATGCACCCATTACCCACGCGAGGTATGCGAGATGGCACTGGCGCATGATGAACGTGACCAAACTGAAGGGGCATACTCTCGCTCGGACTTTCTCGACAAGCGGCGGCTCCTAATGAACGACTGGAGCACATTTATTACCACTCCCACGATCGTCCCCAAATCCCGAGTTTGA
- a CDS encoding AlpA family transcriptional regulator, whose product MTNTQTVFYPRIVRLKQLTERIGLGRSTIYDRMDVQSPRYDATFPKPIKLGAAAIGWIDSEITTWIEQRMSTKKTC is encoded by the coding sequence GTGACTAATACCCAAACTGTTTTCTACCCGAGGATTGTACGTCTCAAGCAATTGACCGAACGTATCGGCCTCGGGCGGTCAACGATCTATGACCGCATGGACGTCCAGTCGCCGAGGTACGACGCTACGTTCCCCAAACCGATCAAGCTGGGGGCTGCGGCCATTGGCTGGATCGACTCCGAAATCACCACCTGGATCGAACAGCGCATGTCTACCAAGAAGACGTGCTAA
- the ppa gene encoding inorganic diphosphatase codes for MSYSKIPAGKDLPNDIYVAIEIPANHAPIKYEIDKDSDCLFVDRFMATPMFYPANYGYIPNTLADDGDPLDVLVVTPYPVAPGSVIRARPVGILNMTDDGGGDAKVIAVPHDKLSQLYVDVKEYTDLPPLLIQQIEHFFANYKDLEKGKWVKIEGWAGADAAREAITKSVAAYKG; via the coding sequence ATGAGCTACAGCAAGATTCCGGCTGGCAAAGACCTGCCGAACGACATCTACGTCGCGATCGAGATCCCGGCCAACCACGCGCCGATCAAATACGAAATCGACAAAGACAGCGATTGCCTGTTCGTTGACCGTTTCATGGCCACCCCAATGTTCTACCCGGCCAACTACGGTTACATCCCGAACACCCTGGCTGACGACGGTGATCCCCTCGACGTGCTGGTTGTGACCCCTTACCCGGTTGCTCCAGGCTCGGTGATCCGCGCGCGTCCAGTCGGCATCCTGAACATGACCGACGACGGCGGCGGCGATGCCAAAGTCATCGCAGTGCCACACGACAAGCTGTCCCAGCTGTACGTCGACGTGAAGGAATACACTGACCTGCCTCCTCTGCTGATCCAGCAGATCGAGCACTTCTTCGCGAACTACAAAGATCTCGAAAAAGGCAAATGGGTCAAGATCGAAGGCTGGGCCGGTGCAGACGCCGCCCGCGAAGCGATCACCAAGTCGGTTGCTGCCTACAAAGGCTAA
- a CDS encoding helix-turn-helix transcriptional regulator produces the protein MRKNTSGPRFKALLEKANISTTGFAKFWGTEAQNVHNWYTRGVPAYRMEEVSRLLSVNSEWLKTGEGTKEAPSLTPPASNGDTFDAHAIRGAYTIIDPNDIDLAFFKETPLTKDSGKTHVILDPDQTIRLPRAHLDQLEVRHSDAICAHMIGNSMAERIEDGSILAIDRGLTQVVDGEIYAIEHDGMLRIKYLHRMPGNGLRLRSHNSAEYPDEVFRPAQIEEQRIHILGWVFWWSTLSKRRPVVPFL, from the coding sequence ATGAGAAAGAACACTAGCGGTCCAAGATTCAAGGCACTCCTGGAAAAAGCGAACATCTCTACCACGGGTTTCGCAAAGTTCTGGGGCACGGAAGCCCAAAATGTCCACAACTGGTACACCCGGGGCGTCCCGGCGTATCGCATGGAAGAAGTCTCACGCCTGCTGTCCGTCAACAGCGAATGGCTGAAAACCGGCGAAGGCACCAAAGAGGCGCCGAGCCTGACGCCGCCTGCCAGCAATGGCGACACCTTTGACGCCCACGCCATCCGCGGCGCGTACACCATCATCGACCCCAACGACATCGACCTGGCGTTCTTCAAGGAAACGCCGCTCACCAAAGACTCCGGCAAAACCCACGTCATCCTCGATCCGGATCAAACCATCCGCCTGCCCCGCGCCCACCTGGACCAACTGGAAGTGCGCCACAGCGATGCCATCTGCGCCCACATGATCGGCAACAGCATGGCCGAGCGCATCGAAGACGGCTCGATACTCGCCATCGACCGCGGCCTGACCCAAGTCGTCGACGGTGAAATCTACGCCATCGAACACGACGGCATGCTGCGCATCAAATACCTGCACCGCATGCCCGGCAACGGCCTGCGCCTGCGCAGCCACAACAGCGCCGAATACCCGGACGAAGTCTTCCGACCCGCGCAGATCGAGGAGCAGCGGATTCATATATTGGGCTGGGTGTTCTGGTGGTCGACGTTGAGCAAGAGACGGCCGGTGGTGCCGTTTCTCTAA
- a CDS encoding zinc-dependent peptidase, whose protein sequence is MWSLSAWRRRRILAKHPIADDLWQRVRHHLSFLDGITAAEDQWLREACVLFLEDKHLSALPGVELHQEQRLLLAAQAQLPLLHLGDLNWYQGFHEIVLYPDDFLSPQRHRDASGVEHEWDGEHSGEAWQQGPIILAWPGVMASGGWEGYNLVIHELAHKLDMLNGDANGLPPLHADMRVSDWAEVMQKAYDHLTLQLDDNPDAETAIDPYAAESPAEFFAVTSEYFFSAPDLLYEAYPQVYLQLKLFYRQDPLGRLQQLQASDPVYQAHD, encoded by the coding sequence GTGTGGTCGCTCAGCGCCTGGCGACGCCGGCGCATTCTGGCGAAGCACCCGATTGCCGACGACCTGTGGCAACGGGTGCGTCATCACCTGAGTTTTCTTGACGGCATCACGGCCGCCGAAGACCAGTGGCTGCGCGAGGCCTGCGTCTTGTTCCTCGAAGACAAACACCTGAGCGCCCTGCCCGGCGTCGAGCTGCATCAGGAGCAACGCCTGCTGCTCGCCGCTCAGGCGCAATTGCCGCTTCTGCACTTGGGCGACTTGAACTGGTATCAGGGCTTTCACGAGATAGTCCTCTATCCCGACGACTTCCTCAGCCCGCAGCGCCATCGCGACGCCAGCGGCGTCGAGCATGAATGGGATGGCGAACACAGCGGCGAAGCCTGGCAGCAGGGGCCGATCATTCTGGCCTGGCCTGGCGTGATGGCCAGTGGTGGCTGGGAAGGCTACAACCTGGTGATTCACGAACTGGCGCACAAACTCGACATGCTCAACGGTGATGCCAACGGCCTGCCGCCGCTGCACGCCGACATGCGCGTCAGCGACTGGGCCGAGGTGATGCAAAAAGCCTACGACCACCTCACTCTGCAACTCGATGACAACCCTGACGCCGAAACCGCCATCGATCCCTACGCCGCCGAGAGCCCGGCCGAGTTCTTTGCCGTCACCAGCGAGTATTTCTTCAGCGCACCGGATCTGCTGTACGAGGCTTATCCACAGGTCTACTTGCAACTGAAGCTTTTCTACCGGCAGGATCCGTTGGGCAGGTTGCAGCAACTTCAGGCCAGCGACCCGGTCTATCAGGCTCACGACTAA
- a CDS encoding inovirus-type Gp2 protein: MNVLRDEREIALLSKCRIVLGDGDVQGELDVGLVSELKQASVWVQKLINTEGEAYSLNDSKGNGCAGLRSNIPGAILYKLLKMNVSQDKRLRSLYTFEPYIALMVKQVEAFGLTYSLLRAVHRDSEDIDGLVQKLNSCVDSIRQEARSKSFLGKLKNYQRSSNKNYKELTSYVDALFERYSRLLVVRVDLSYQKQHAQTTQAEAKGDREHLLQNTRSNKLFDDMVGYIWKLEHGAEKGFHYHMIFFFDGSKVRQDITKALLIGQYWTNVVTKGRGLYYNCNADKSRYKSCGIGMVHNADSLMRDSLTSLAVPYLTKTDLYMKLQTTGRGMGKMERPRQKDPRGRPRTPIAA, encoded by the coding sequence GTGAACGTATTACGGGATGAGCGCGAGATTGCGCTCCTGAGTAAGTGTCGCATCGTACTAGGCGATGGCGACGTACAAGGTGAGCTGGATGTTGGGTTGGTCAGTGAACTGAAGCAAGCATCGGTATGGGTTCAAAAGCTTATCAATACTGAGGGAGAAGCTTATAGCCTGAATGATTCGAAGGGAAACGGTTGTGCTGGTCTACGAAGTAATATTCCGGGAGCTATCCTTTACAAGCTTTTAAAAATGAATGTTTCTCAAGATAAGCGGTTGCGCAGCCTTTACACGTTCGAGCCGTATATCGCATTGATGGTCAAGCAGGTTGAGGCGTTTGGCTTAACTTACAGCCTGTTGCGTGCCGTACACAGGGATAGCGAGGACATCGACGGACTTGTTCAGAAACTGAACTCGTGTGTTGACAGCATCCGCCAGGAGGCCAGGTCAAAATCCTTTCTGGGCAAGCTAAAAAACTATCAGCGATCAAGCAATAAAAACTACAAGGAACTGACATCGTACGTTGATGCGCTGTTTGAGCGCTATTCCAGGCTGCTGGTGGTGAGAGTCGACTTGAGCTACCAAAAGCAGCACGCCCAAACTACGCAGGCGGAAGCCAAGGGAGATCGCGAACACCTGTTACAGAACACGAGGTCGAACAAATTGTTCGATGACATGGTGGGCTACATCTGGAAGCTGGAGCATGGGGCGGAGAAAGGTTTCCATTACCACATGATATTTTTTTTCGATGGTTCCAAGGTTCGACAGGACATTACCAAAGCGCTCCTGATAGGCCAGTATTGGACGAATGTTGTCACGAAAGGTCGTGGGCTGTACTACAACTGCAACGCGGATAAATCGCGCTACAAGAGCTGTGGGATCGGCATGGTCCACAACGCGGATAGCTTGATGCGGGATTCGCTGACCAGCTTGGCGGTGCCCTATCTGACCAAGACCGATCTCTACATGAAGCTTCAAACTACTGGGAGGGGTATGGGGAAGATGGAACGACCGCGTCAGAAAGATCCTCGCGGGCGACCCAGGACGCCAATTGCTGCCTGA
- a CDS encoding DedA family protein translates to MDFNPLDLILHLDVYLDLLVNNYGPWIYAILFLVIFCETGLVVMPFLPGDSLLFIAGAVAAGGGMDPVLLAGLLMLAAILGDSTNYVIGRTAGEKLFSNPNSKIFRRDYLQKTHDFYDKHGGKTVTLARFLPIIRTFAPFVAGVARMPYPRFFGFSVLGTILWVGGLVTLGYFFGNVPFIKKNLSLLVVAIILLSLVPMIIGVVRSRFGGAKAQSH, encoded by the coding sequence ATGGATTTCAACCCGCTCGACCTTATCCTGCATCTCGACGTTTACCTCGATTTGCTGGTGAACAACTATGGGCCATGGATCTACGCCATCCTGTTTCTGGTGATTTTCTGTGAAACCGGTCTGGTGGTGATGCCGTTCCTGCCGGGCGACTCGCTACTGTTCATTGCTGGCGCTGTTGCGGCTGGCGGTGGCATGGATCCGGTGCTGCTGGCCGGTCTGCTGATGCTCGCGGCCATCCTCGGCGACAGCACCAACTACGTGATCGGACGAACGGCCGGGGAAAAATTGTTCAGCAACCCGAACTCGAAAATCTTCCGCCGCGACTATCTGCAGAAAACTCACGATTTCTATGACAAGCACGGCGGTAAAACCGTAACCCTCGCGCGCTTCCTGCCGATCATCCGCACCTTCGCCCCATTCGTCGCGGGCGTTGCGAGGATGCCCTACCCGCGCTTTTTCGGTTTCAGCGTCCTGGGCACGATTCTTTGGGTTGGTGGCCTGGTAACGCTGGGGTATTTCTTCGGCAATGTACCGTTCATCAAGAAGAACCTGTCGTTGCTGGTGGTCGCGATCATTCTGCTGTCGCTGGTGCCGATGATCATCGGCGTGGTTCGCAGCCGTTTCGGCGGCGCCAAAGCCCAATCGCACTAA